The Dysgonomonadaceae bacterium PH5-43 genomic sequence GATCCATAGAGGACCGAAATTGTCTCTTGTCCACCCTGTATTATAAGAGTAAGGATATGTTTCTCCTCCAAAATCTTCGGGTTCTATGGTTATAGATTTAGCCCAACCATTTCTCTTTATTTCGTCAAGAGCATCTTTTGTAAGAGGAAGTCGGTACACTGGGTTGAAGTTGCCATATTCATTAGTTGTTATTCCAAGATGATTGAATAAAGAATATGCGTCTCTTAGCTTATTTACAAGCAATATATCATCGTTGCTAATCTCAAGCTTGCGAAATTGCTTTTCGGTAAACAAAGCTCCCTTTGTTTCTACATAATAAGTAAACTGTGCATTTTTAGGAGTAGCAAGCGGTTTATTGTCTATATAAACAATATTATCTATTATGCTTAAAGAATCGCCAGGCATACCTATACATCTCTTTACATAGTTCTCTCTTCTATCTACAGGGCGATAAACGACATCGCCAAAGTTATTGTTTTTATCATTAACTACGTTCCATTTATATCTGTCCACTAATTGGTAGTAATCCCTATCCTGAGCATTTAGAGCAACCGTATCTCCGGCTGGGAAGTTAAACACAACGATGTCATTGCGTTTTACATCGCCAAAACCTTTTAATCGCTTGTAGTCCCAATGAGGCCAATCGGAGTAAGATTTAGTATTTGTGATAGGCATTGTGTGATGAGTTAGAGGGAATGCAAGAGGAGTGTTAGGAACTCTTGGTCCGTAGCTTACTTTACTAACAAATAAGAAGTCGCCAACTAACAATGTTTTTTCTAACGACGAAGTTGGTATTTTGTAGTTTTGGAATATAAAGATGTTTATAAAATAAACAGCTAATAAGGCAAAAACAATAGCATCAGTCCAATCTGCAATCTTTTTTAGCGTCGGGTTTTTAGAGTTTTTCCAACCGTCCCAAGGTATAAACTTAGAGATGAATATGTCAAATATTAGTAAGATTCCGAATAACAGCCAATAGTTATTATCCCATATAGAGAATAGAATAAGCAAAATAGTTGTTATGGTAAACTTTAACCATTTCGACTTATTAGCAGTAGATATATTTTCTTTTACCGATTTTTTAGAATCTTTACTCATAATGTTTTTTGTTTTTATGATTAATCCAAATCAAGCATATCTTGCATGGTTAGAAATCCTT encodes the following:
- a CDS encoding signal peptidase I (product_source=KO:K03100; cath_funfam=2.10.109.10; cog=COG0681; ko=KO:K03100; pfam=PF10502; superfamily=51306; tigrfam=TIGR02227; transmembrane_helix_parts=Inside_1_20,TMhelix_21_38,Outside_39_41,TMhelix_42_61,Inside_62_80,TMhelix_81_100,Outside_101_477); translated protein: MSKDSKKSVKENISTANKSKWLKFTITTILLILFSIWDNNYWLLFGILLIFDIFISKFIPWDGWKNSKNPTLKKIADWTDAIVFALLAVYFINIFIFQNYKIPTSSLEKTLLVGDFLFVSKVSYGPRVPNTPLAFPLTHHTMPITNTKSYSDWPHWDYKRLKGFGDVKRNDIVVFNFPAGDTVALNAQDRDYYQLVDRYKWNVVNDKNNNFGDVVYRPVDRRENYVKRCIGMPGDSLSIIDNIVYIDNKPLATPKNAQFTYYVETKGALFTEKQFRKLEISNDDILLVNKLRDAYSLFNHLGITTNEYGNFNPVYRLPLTKDALDEIKRNGWAKSITIEPEDFGGETYPYSYNTGWTRDNFGPLWIPRKGETIVLDDNNIELYSRCIINYEGNTLRKDGTTVYLNGSPANSYTFKYDYYFMMGDNRHNSLDSRAWGFVPEDHIVGKPLLIWLSLDKDRGLFDGKIRWNRLFRTVKAQ